From the Mycobacterium sp. DL592 genome, the window TGGAGCTGGCAGAGCTGGACGCCGAGCTGACCCGTACCGACCATCGCGCGGCCCATCTGCCCGAGCAGCAGGCCTACGAGCAGGTACTGGCCGAGCACCGGGCCGCCAGTGACCATCTCGCCGCCCTGGTCATCGCGATCGAGGACCTCGACGCGCAGGTGGCCCGGTTCGAGTCCGAGATCGACGGCGTGCGCCAGCGCGAGGAGCGCGACCGCGGGCTGCTCGATTCCGGCACCGTCAACCCCAAACAGCTCGAAGAGCTCTCGCATGAGCTGCAGACTCTCGAGCGCAGGCAGGCCAGCCTGGAGGACTCCCTGCTGGAGGTGATGGAGCGCCGCGAACAACTGGTGGCCGAGCGGTCCACCGCCGAGGTGAAACTCGAAGCGCTGCAGCACGATCTGGCCACCGCGGAGGCAGGGCGCGACGAAGCGCTCGGCGACGTCGACAAGGTGCGCGCCGCGAACGCGTCACGCCGCGCCGACGTGGTGGCAGGCCTGGACGCCGCGCTGGCGCAGCTCTACGAACGTCAGCGCAAGTCATCGGGAATCGGTGCGGCCCGGCTGCTCGGCGGCCGGTGCGGGGCCTGCAGTATCGAGATCGACCGCGGCGAGCTGGCCCGGATTTCGGCGGCCGCCGACGACGAGGTGCTGCGCTGCCCGGAATGCGGGGCAATCCTGTTGCGTATCAACGGGTTC encodes:
- a CDS encoding zinc ribbon domain-containing protein, whose product is MKAEVTQQRSLLELAELDAELTRTDHRAAHLPEQQAYEQVLAEHRAASDHLAALVIAIEDLDAQVARFESEIDGVRQREERDRGLLDSGTVNPKQLEELSHELQTLERRQASLEDSLLEVMERREQLVAERSTAEVKLEALQHDLATAEAGRDEALGDVDKVRAANASRRADVVAGLDAALAQLYERQRKSSGIGAARLLGGRCGACSIEIDRGELARISAAADDEVLRCPECGAILLRINGFSR